A genomic segment from Hyalangium gracile encodes:
- a CDS encoding DUF5953 family protein, with amino-acid sequence MTRRRTLIHIIYAPALVGNDGRTLAVVHGIERALPGMRLEWELSEEGRPIALPQRDGWLAEAAERGGFPLLCNGDESYPVTVYGLQTSGRQAPGGQPLLDVHAKLPLDAVGIAAAADVLEGVAEGARAFWGRVLPDTVAPEMAKQIRHSMNQPHVPPRGLPALNLPKYIRSPEIPHHLGWLNYWSAAAAQAIGFPDPARDADLLSRARRTATGGWVVRLTETPLDLDNPSHLGALLRAYERFPEIGGRVPPR; translated from the coding sequence ATGACCAGGCGGAGAACCCTCATCCACATCATCTACGCGCCTGCGCTTGTGGGCAACGACGGTCGCACGCTCGCAGTCGTCCACGGAATCGAACGGGCACTCCCTGGTATGCGCCTGGAGTGGGAACTATCTGAGGAGGGGCGGCCCATCGCGTTGCCGCAACGCGATGGGTGGCTCGCTGAGGCGGCCGAGCGCGGGGGGTTCCCGTTGCTGTGCAACGGCGACGAGAGTTACCCGGTGACGGTTTATGGGCTGCAGACATCCGGGCGCCAGGCGCCGGGCGGCCAGCCGTTGCTCGATGTCCACGCAAAGCTGCCGTTAGATGCGGTCGGCATCGCAGCGGCAGCGGATGTGCTGGAAGGCGTGGCGGAAGGCGCACGCGCGTTCTGGGGGCGCGTGCTGCCGGACACAGTAGCGCCGGAGATGGCAAAACAGATTCGCCACTCGATGAATCAGCCGCATGTCCCGCCCCGGGGGCTCCCAGCACTCAACCTTCCCAAGTACATTCGCTCGCCAGAGATTCCCCATCACCTCGGGTGGCTGAACTACTGGTCGGCAGCCGCTGCACAAGCAATCGGGTTCCCGGACCCTGCCCGCGATGCAGACTTGCTCTCTCGGGCGCGGCGCACGGCGACGGGCGGGTGGGTGGTTCGGCTCACAGAGACGCCGCTGGATCTCGACAACCCCTCGCACCTGGGGGCGCTCTTGCGCGCGTATGAGCGCTTCCCAGAGATTGGCGGGCGCGTGCCCCCTCGCTGA
- a CDS encoding sigma 54-interacting transcriptional regulator, which translates to MSSVPPGPIPLHTVVGARAQADRLAAQQFHLVLLDTERAGTVYPLSGEMLRIGKAPENDVVIDHPTVSRNHLVVRRQGDRFLVQDLDSTNGTFLDGAQVKEAYLRPGALLEVGDVRLRFSPQVAPVQIDPSAEDRLGDLVGRSVPMRQIFALLQRISSTDSTILLVGETGVGKGAAAKAIHKLSPRASGPLVVFDCASVSDSLIESELFGHEKGAFTGAVSQRIGCLERAHGGTLFLDEIDDLALDLQPKLLRAIEDREFRRLGASSPVSFDARIVVASKKDLWAETQAGRFREDLYFRLSVFTVSLPPLRDRKEDIPLLVDAFAGEGLWARLPEKVREQFLGHTWPGNVRELRNALERARHMADIPELAGDGLLREFTRETPAVEGDSLPVEFTGPFKACKDELIRAFEREYLTRLLGRTKGNIARAAREAELDRKHLYSLLHKYGLVQSEGD; encoded by the coding sequence ATGTCTTCCGTCCCTCCTGGACCCATACCTCTGCACACCGTCGTCGGCGCGCGGGCGCAGGCGGATCGGCTCGCGGCACAGCAGTTCCACCTGGTCCTGCTGGACACCGAGCGTGCTGGCACCGTCTACCCGCTGTCCGGCGAGATGCTCCGGATCGGCAAGGCCCCCGAGAACGACGTCGTCATCGACCACCCCACCGTCAGCCGCAACCACCTGGTGGTGCGCCGCCAGGGGGACCGGTTTCTCGTGCAGGATCTCGACTCCACCAACGGCACCTTCCTGGATGGCGCGCAGGTGAAAGAGGCGTACCTGCGCCCGGGCGCGCTGCTGGAGGTGGGTGATGTACGCCTGCGCTTCAGCCCCCAGGTGGCCCCCGTCCAGATCGATCCGTCCGCCGAGGATCGGCTGGGAGATCTGGTGGGCCGCAGCGTGCCCATGCGGCAGATCTTCGCCCTGCTGCAGCGCATCTCCTCCACGGACTCCACCATCCTGCTGGTGGGCGAGACGGGCGTGGGCAAGGGCGCCGCGGCCAAGGCGATCCACAAGCTGTCGCCCCGGGCGTCGGGGCCGCTGGTCGTCTTCGACTGCGCGTCCGTGTCGGACTCTCTCATCGAGAGCGAGCTGTTCGGCCACGAGAAGGGCGCCTTCACGGGCGCGGTGAGTCAGCGCATCGGCTGCCTGGAGCGCGCTCACGGCGGCACCCTCTTCCTGGACGAGATCGACGACCTGGCGCTGGACCTGCAGCCCAAGCTGCTGCGAGCCATCGAGGATCGCGAGTTCCGCCGGCTGGGCGCCTCGAGCCCCGTGTCGTTCGACGCGCGCATCGTCGTGGCGAGCAAGAAGGACCTGTGGGCGGAGACGCAGGCGGGGCGCTTCCGGGAGGACCTCTACTTCCGGCTCTCGGTGTTCACGGTGAGCCTGCCGCCGCTGCGAGACAGGAAGGAGGACATCCCCCTGCTGGTGGACGCGTTCGCGGGCGAGGGGCTGTGGGCGCGGCTGCCGGAGAAGGTGCGCGAGCAGTTCCTGGGGCACACGTGGCCGGGCAACGTGCGCGAGCTACGCAACGCGCTGGAGCGCGCGCGGCACATGGCGGACATCCCGGAGCTGGCCGGAGACGGGCTGCTGCGCGAGTTCACGCGCGAGACGCCAGCGGTGGAGGGGGACTCGCTACCGGTGGAGTTCACCGGTCCGTTCAAGGCGTGCAAGGACGAGCTCATCCGCGCCTTCGAGCGCGAGTACCTCACGCGGCTGCTGGGACGCACGAAAGGCAACATTGCGAGGGCGGCGCGAGAGGCGGAGTTGGACCGCAAGCACCTGTATTCCCTTCTGCACAAGTACGGGCTGGTGCAGAGTGAGGGGGACTGA
- a CDS encoding monooxygenase, whose amino-acid sequence MHKHIWIAAVSLLSIGGAACSDSSTPTPDEPEVTYWQDVAPLFFDNCVTCHQTGGIAPFRLDTYADARDWSAAVKQAVEGRTMPPWLVTADGSCGEFRDSRWLEEEEIATIAAWVAAGSPEGTPRDDLQVPAASEPGKGLEDGTSEILTLRTPTYVPEPDGSAYAKFDDYRCFLLEGETDIQRFITGYEVVPGNDAMVHHMLLMVVDPEGEGAGGKTNMELMRAMDEASPDRLGWPCFSQAGEGVGIESVPATWAPGMGPVPYPEKSGLRLPAGRVLVVQMHYNLIDERVRGQSDSTQVRLRVASQVEREGIFVLPDEFLDSGQSLAPGQESVEYSWSMDFDRELAGLGVDHVDIYGVFPHMHELGQRYRMEFRDPAGTAHCGAEVNHWDFDWQLLYFYARPYRFDRGSRVRVTCQYDTRGRSEPTLPGWGTQNEMCVGGMYLVLP is encoded by the coding sequence ATGCACAAGCACATCTGGATCGCAGCCGTGTCCCTCCTGAGCATTGGAGGGGCAGCCTGCAGCGACAGCAGCACCCCCACCCCGGACGAGCCCGAGGTCACCTACTGGCAGGACGTGGCGCCCCTCTTCTTCGACAACTGCGTCACCTGTCACCAGACGGGCGGCATCGCGCCGTTCCGCCTGGACACCTACGCGGATGCCCGGGATTGGTCCGCCGCGGTCAAGCAGGCCGTGGAGGGGCGCACCATGCCGCCCTGGCTGGTGACGGCCGACGGCTCCTGCGGCGAGTTCCGAGACTCCCGCTGGCTCGAGGAGGAGGAGATCGCCACCATCGCCGCCTGGGTCGCGGCGGGCTCGCCCGAGGGCACCCCGCGTGACGACCTCCAGGTGCCCGCCGCCAGCGAGCCGGGCAAGGGGCTCGAGGATGGCACGAGCGAGATCCTCACCCTGCGCACGCCCACGTACGTGCCCGAGCCGGATGGCAGCGCGTACGCGAAGTTCGACGACTACCGCTGCTTCCTGCTCGAGGGGGAGACCGACATCCAGCGCTTCATCACGGGCTACGAGGTGGTGCCGGGCAACGATGCGATGGTCCACCACATGCTGCTCATGGTCGTGGACCCCGAGGGCGAGGGCGCGGGGGGCAAGACGAACATGGAGCTCATGCGCGCCATGGACGAGGCGTCGCCGGATCGCCTGGGCTGGCCGTGCTTCAGCCAGGCCGGTGAAGGCGTGGGCATCGAGAGCGTGCCGGCGACGTGGGCGCCCGGCATGGGCCCGGTGCCGTATCCCGAGAAGAGCGGCCTGCGCCTGCCCGCGGGCCGGGTGCTGGTGGTGCAGATGCACTACAACCTCATCGACGAGCGCGTGCGCGGCCAGTCCGACTCCACGCAGGTGCGCCTGCGCGTCGCGAGCCAGGTGGAGCGCGAGGGCATCTTCGTGCTGCCCGATGAGTTCCTCGACAGCGGCCAGTCGCTCGCGCCCGGTCAGGAGTCGGTGGAGTACAGCTGGAGCATGGACTTCGACCGGGAGCTGGCCGGGCTCGGTGTGGACCACGTGGACATCTACGGCGTGTTCCCGCACATGCACGAGCTCGGGCAGCGCTACCGCATGGAGTTCCGGGACCCGGCCGGCACCGCGCACTGCGGCGCCGAGGTCAACCACTGGGACTTCGACTGGCAGCTGCTCTACTTCTACGCCAGGCCGTACCGGTTCGACCGGGGCTCGCGCGTCCGCGTCACCTGCCAGTACGACACGCGCGGCCGCTCCGAGCCCACGCTGCCGGGGTGGGGCACGCAGAACGAGATGTGCGTGGGCGGCATGTACCTGGTGCTCCCGTGA
- a CDS encoding ATP-binding protein: MVGPPAAGKSTWAAKLLERPLPPRVLELSHMLLPLMDSSRPRKGMMQARSLLIRAIRRVELDPDNGGLPPLMVITAILREEDLFPLTDGEEVLLLLPPPDQWERQFVQRPPGHAPGSLPMSLEEARRWYDQYRGWKERGLPMTWLAAGSSPILEED, translated from the coding sequence TTGGTCGGTCCTCCCGCGGCTGGGAAGAGCACCTGGGCGGCGAAGCTACTGGAGCGGCCCCTGCCACCTCGGGTGCTGGAACTCTCACACATGCTCCTCCCCCTGATGGATTCCTCACGACCACGCAAAGGAATGATGCAGGCCCGGAGCCTGCTCATTCGCGCCATCCGGCGGGTGGAACTGGACCCAGACAATGGAGGCCTTCCCCCATTGATGGTCATCACGGCAATCCTTCGAGAGGAGGACTTGTTCCCTCTGACGGACGGAGAAGAGGTGCTGCTGCTTCTTCCCCCGCCGGACCAATGGGAGCGCCAATTCGTACAACGCCCGCCGGGACATGCTCCTGGCAGTCTACCTATGAGTTTGGAAGAGGCCCGACGATGGTATGATCAATACCGAGGATGGAAGGAGCGAGGATTGCCCATGACATGGCTGGCAGCGGGTTCCTCGCCAATCCTCGAGGAGGACTGA
- a CDS encoding glycosyltransferase family 2 protein: protein MKDSAISVLIPTRHRPVLLQRALASVAAQTRRPDEVLVIDDGDEPLELLSRGEVSVVRQEAPHGAPRARNRGASLVRGRFIAFLDDDDTWHPDYLAEAERIALTGDLDLVLTAFLKVKEGASVGEQEIVPEKVPPEFLRPEDFLVRNPGIRGSNLFISRSTFMRAGGFDQTLPSFHDMDLGYRLACLPGLRYGRNVQPRVHFHVHTGLRLSTAGSPTNIEGLRAFLAKHSKNMHPEQVAAFKARARQLFGVEP, encoded by the coding sequence ATGAAGGACTCGGCAATCTCAGTCCTCATCCCGACACGACACCGCCCGGTGCTCCTCCAGCGAGCGCTGGCCAGCGTGGCCGCGCAGACCCGACGTCCTGACGAGGTGCTCGTCATCGACGATGGGGACGAGCCCCTGGAACTTCTCTCGCGGGGAGAAGTCTCCGTGGTGCGACAGGAGGCTCCCCATGGAGCGCCTCGAGCCCGGAATCGAGGCGCGTCCCTGGTACGTGGAAGATTCATCGCCTTTCTTGACGACGACGATACCTGGCACCCGGACTACCTGGCCGAGGCGGAACGGATTGCGCTCACGGGCGACCTGGACCTGGTGCTGACCGCCTTCTTGAAAGTGAAGGAAGGAGCGAGCGTGGGTGAGCAGGAGATCGTGCCTGAGAAGGTCCCGCCAGAGTTCCTTCGACCTGAGGACTTCCTGGTCCGAAATCCCGGCATCCGCGGCTCCAACCTGTTCATCTCTCGCAGTACCTTCATGCGCGCCGGCGGCTTCGATCAGACGCTGCCGTCCTTCCATGACATGGACCTCGGCTATCGGCTGGCCTGCCTGCCGGGCTTGAGGTACGGGCGCAACGTGCAACCTCGGGTGCACTTCCATGTCCATACAGGACTCCGACTCTCTACCGCGGGCTCACCTACCAACATCGAGGGCCTTCGCGCCTTCCTGGCCAAGCACTCGAAGAACATGCACCCTGAGCAAGTGGCTGCATTCAAGGCACGCGCACGTCAGCTCTTTGGAGTGGAGCCTTGA
- a CDS encoding TIGR00725 family protein, whose amino-acid sequence MRRRQIAVVGGASEDEQTLRLAEEIGRLLVDHGHRVVTGGLDGVMAAAARGAKGSKRSGDGDTIGVLPMLDASAANPWVDIVVPTGMNFARNVVLVAMADAMIAIGGGAGTLSEIALAWQHRVPIVAIDVGSGWSSRLGGQFLDHRSEHPITKASSATEAVARLEALLASSPAHNPGFLARNSR is encoded by the coding sequence ATGCGTCGCAGGCAGATCGCGGTCGTAGGGGGGGCGTCTGAAGATGAGCAGACCCTGAGGCTCGCCGAGGAGATTGGACGGCTCCTCGTGGACCACGGCCACCGTGTGGTCACCGGAGGGCTCGACGGCGTCATGGCTGCCGCGGCGCGCGGAGCCAAGGGGTCAAAGAGGTCAGGTGATGGAGACACCATCGGTGTGCTTCCCATGTTGGATGCCAGCGCGGCGAACCCCTGGGTGGACATCGTCGTACCCACGGGGATGAACTTCGCGCGGAACGTCGTGCTCGTCGCCATGGCTGACGCCATGATCGCTATCGGCGGCGGAGCGGGCACCCTGTCCGAGATCGCCCTCGCATGGCAACATCGAGTGCCCATCGTGGCCATCGACGTCGGGAGCGGCTGGAGCAGTCGTCTTGGCGGACAGTTCCTCGACCATCGCAGTGAGCACCCCATTACCAAGGCGTCCTCCGCCACGGAGGCTGTCGCGCGGCTCGAGGCACTGCTGGCCTCGTCACCTGCCCATAACCCCGGCTTCCTGGCGAGGAACTCCCGGTGA
- a CDS encoding arylamine N-acetyltransferase: MTLPQLDSATVDAYLARLRKPAISFSLDGLARLQQAHLRALPFHNLSLLANVGSDPVLPPAEAAVEGNIAGLGGAAHQLTPPFIALLQALGFDSWLAAASAREPGDHCVGIVQLPEGRFVVDVGGGQPYLQPFPLQGGPLAFTSHGCSFRFEHHEREGHRLLRALPGGQLTTVYRVHPAPRAYSTFGRLVRVRPHQPDGRSLLAEIQAARMTEWALAILGAGLYQRFAGGLVSTRLVMEWESLAELLHVTFGLPARLIAQAQETVRKDCPNPRSQLHPSRPGLRFILSLAVTDRAESVGELLRSLDELLGRSRRSRDTIGVLLLDNSRPQPGHDMLAPVLAEARLMGVRIVRVDARDALERLRPFQRGGLLPAELSIPIPIGASRTLQTALLHEHLRTGHLRLPHPGDGGGPVVIWMLDDDLAFRRLCETHEGLRTSPGEDLFAQAEQLWSKHPEISVVLGTFTGEPPIPGYATLQVQLHDLAGNLAAMAGLAPDALWRPGEVSRGLRDYYYDHAQGSTAHLEVVFPWMPPAPAPWRVREAFHTLCTAFGRVPHGHQVTRPLTYRPMNTLAPSRARGGNALFLDLDALVAAPYPVLRGEDGIMTRRADTLWAHITSHEPLLRLVQADLDLHHCRRLGDGSSPLSARDVDLDALRRFVEGQERGVVLSRLLEKNQAVEPRDAQREITMRRGMLARSQSGVRQELERARSLLVHPEAWWWHEPQAGASARNCLATMEQVEALLGALTALEEPSLPEQLARFACHVLEALPAWRAAWA, encoded by the coding sequence ATGACCCTGCCCCAGCTCGACAGCGCGACGGTCGATGCGTACCTCGCGCGCCTCCGCAAGCCAGCCATCTCCTTCAGCCTGGACGGACTGGCACGCCTGCAGCAGGCCCACCTCCGCGCACTGCCGTTCCACAACCTCTCACTCCTGGCCAACGTCGGGAGCGATCCAGTGCTTCCTCCTGCCGAGGCGGCCGTGGAAGGCAACATCGCGGGCTTGGGAGGAGCAGCCCACCAGCTCACACCTCCTTTCATCGCGCTGCTGCAGGCGTTGGGCTTCGATTCATGGCTTGCGGCCGCCAGTGCTCGCGAGCCCGGTGATCACTGCGTCGGCATCGTCCAGTTGCCTGAGGGACGCTTTGTCGTGGATGTCGGCGGCGGCCAGCCCTATCTGCAGCCTTTTCCCCTGCAAGGAGGCCCGCTGGCCTTCACCAGCCACGGGTGCTCGTTCCGCTTCGAGCACCATGAGCGCGAGGGGCACCGGTTGCTCCGTGCTCTTCCGGGTGGGCAGCTCACGACGGTGTACCGGGTGCATCCAGCTCCCCGCGCCTACTCCACCTTCGGGCGTCTCGTCCGCGTGCGACCTCACCAGCCGGACGGCAGGTCGCTCCTCGCGGAGATCCAGGCGGCCAGGATGACCGAGTGGGCCCTGGCGATACTCGGAGCGGGCCTCTATCAGCGCTTCGCGGGCGGGCTCGTGAGCACACGCCTCGTGATGGAGTGGGAGTCTCTGGCCGAGCTGCTTCACGTCACCTTCGGCCTGCCTGCGCGACTCATCGCACAGGCCCAGGAGACCGTGCGGAAGGACTGCCCGAACCCTCGAAGTCAGCTCCACCCATCCAGGCCCGGCCTTCGGTTCATTCTGTCACTGGCGGTCACTGACCGAGCCGAGAGTGTCGGTGAGCTACTCCGGTCACTGGACGAGCTGCTCGGGAGAAGCCGGCGCTCGCGCGACACCATAGGAGTCCTGCTGCTCGACAACAGCCGTCCTCAACCCGGGCACGACATGCTCGCCCCCGTGTTGGCGGAAGCACGACTCATGGGAGTCCGTATTGTCCGCGTGGATGCACGCGACGCGCTCGAGCGCCTGAGGCCGTTTCAGCGCGGGGGGCTCCTTCCCGCCGAACTCTCCATCCCCATCCCCATCGGAGCCTCCCGTACGCTGCAGACGGCGCTCCTGCACGAGCACCTTCGAACGGGCCATCTCAGGCTCCCCCACCCTGGCGACGGTGGAGGACCGGTAGTCATCTGGATGCTGGATGATGATCTGGCGTTTCGGAGATTGTGCGAGACGCACGAAGGACTGCGGACATCTCCCGGAGAGGACCTCTTCGCCCAAGCCGAGCAGCTCTGGAGCAAGCACCCGGAGATCTCCGTCGTGCTGGGAACCTTCACGGGAGAGCCACCCATCCCTGGTTATGCCACGCTCCAGGTCCAGCTCCATGACCTGGCAGGAAACCTCGCAGCCATGGCGGGCCTCGCTCCCGACGCACTCTGGCGCCCGGGAGAGGTGTCACGAGGACTGAGGGACTACTACTACGACCACGCCCAGGGTTCGACGGCACACCTCGAGGTGGTCTTCCCTTGGATGCCCCCGGCACCTGCGCCCTGGAGGGTCCGAGAGGCCTTTCACACCCTCTGCACGGCCTTCGGACGGGTGCCGCACGGGCACCAGGTCACCCGGCCACTGACATACCGGCCCATGAACACCCTCGCGCCGAGCCGTGCTCGGGGGGGCAATGCGTTATTCCTCGATCTGGATGCGCTGGTGGCCGCCCCCTACCCGGTGCTCCGCGGCGAGGACGGCATCATGACCCGGCGCGCCGACACCCTCTGGGCTCACATCACATCCCACGAGCCACTGCTTCGCCTCGTCCAGGCAGACCTCGACCTGCACCACTGTCGCCGCCTCGGTGATGGCAGTTCCCCGCTCTCGGCTCGCGATGTGGACCTCGACGCGCTCCGCCGCTTCGTGGAGGGGCAGGAACGAGGTGTGGTTCTCTCGAGACTGCTGGAGAAGAACCAGGCAGTGGAGCCTCGGGATGCCCAGCGCGAGATCACGATGCGGCGTGGCATGCTCGCCCGAAGCCAGAGTGGAGTACGCCAGGAACTGGAGAGAGCCCGAAGTCTGCTGGTGCACCCTGAAGCCTGGTGGTGGCACGAACCGCAGGCAGGCGCGAGTGCCCGGAACTGCCTTGCCACGATGGAGCAGGTAGAGGCACTCCTCGGCGCGCTGACTGCCCTCGAGGAGCCCTCTCTTCCCGAGCAGCTCGCACGTTTCGCGTGCCACGTGCTGGAGGCGTTGCCTGCATGGAGGGCCGCATGGGCCTGA
- a CDS encoding M20/M25/M40 family metallo-hydrolase, translating to MSHGSVDSPGRDLWHGLHHVLATVILDPESSPDSVWWKRLPSDEATQHRASTGNLSLPEIAELYSHPPFRASLDRALGTLGVTLPGHAELTALFQRAIVSSRAHSVPPERVVVSPWDAALWETVCAPVGRALAQRYHTLAAAPPISRHATLPLPGTRETLARLLAFDTSPGSRAHTACVQWLCGRLEALGFTCSLHQPLPSAPAVIEAHRSSLGLAGHVVLYNHYDVTLIRHGGRGWATPPQVLTEEGGRWFGHGVGDNKGPLAARLVALASFERAPAITWFIQGEEETGSVASSLVLRERLSRLQAELWLEETGYHDDEDGTLRLIARTLGPSAGTSNPPDSAMRELLHALRLLAGRWGVGTRLEVRGLNKVAVEGGCPFNNNLPAGARYLALGVNDSRSRIHGTNESVPLWTFPLHAEELQVVFHWVDRVARGLT from the coding sequence ATGAGCCATGGCTCCGTGGACTCGCCAGGCCGCGATCTGTGGCATGGGCTGCATCATGTCCTGGCCACGGTCATCCTGGATCCCGAGTCCTCACCGGACAGCGTGTGGTGGAAGCGACTGCCCTCGGATGAAGCCACCCAACACCGGGCGAGCACAGGCAACCTTTCCTTGCCAGAGATTGCGGAGCTGTATTCCCATCCTCCGTTCCGGGCATCCCTGGATCGCGCGCTGGGCACGCTCGGCGTCACGCTCCCAGGCCACGCTGAGCTCACAGCGCTCTTTCAGCGCGCCATCGTCTCCAGTCGCGCGCACTCAGTTCCCCCGGAGCGGGTCGTGGTCTCTCCCTGGGATGCGGCCCTGTGGGAGACAGTCTGTGCTCCCGTGGGAAGAGCTCTCGCGCAGCGCTACCACACGCTCGCAGCAGCCCCTCCTATCTCTCGTCACGCAACATTGCCACTGCCTGGCACACGAGAGACCCTGGCACGCCTGCTTGCTTTCGACACGAGCCCAGGCAGCCGGGCCCACACAGCGTGCGTTCAATGGCTGTGCGGCCGCCTCGAAGCACTTGGCTTCACCTGCAGCCTCCATCAGCCCCTCCCCAGCGCACCAGCCGTCATCGAGGCCCATCGATCCAGCCTGGGACTGGCCGGACATGTCGTTCTCTACAACCACTACGATGTGACGCTCATCCGCCATGGAGGGCGCGGCTGGGCCACTCCGCCCCAGGTACTGACGGAAGAGGGGGGGCGCTGGTTCGGGCACGGGGTGGGTGACAACAAGGGACCACTGGCGGCCCGACTCGTGGCTCTGGCTTCTTTTGAACGCGCGCCGGCGATCACCTGGTTCATCCAAGGCGAGGAAGAGACTGGCTCCGTGGCATCCTCGCTGGTGCTGCGAGAGCGTCTCTCGAGGCTTCAGGCGGAGCTCTGGCTGGAGGAGACCGGCTACCATGATGACGAGGATGGCACGCTCCGGCTCATCGCTCGCACCCTGGGCCCCTCAGCCGGAACGAGCAATCCTCCGGACTCGGCCATGCGGGAATTGCTCCATGCGCTGCGCCTGCTCGCAGGTCGCTGGGGCGTGGGAACCCGCCTGGAGGTGCGAGGGCTGAACAAGGTGGCAGTCGAAGGCGGGTGCCCCTTCAACAACAACCTTCCAGCAGGGGCTCGATATCTCGCGCTTGGGGTGAATGACTCCCGCTCTCGCATCCATGGAACGAACGAGTCAGTCCCTCTCTGGACGTTTCCGCTGCATGCCGAGGAACTCCAGGTCGTGTTCCACTGGGTGGACCGGGTAGCTCGCGGCCTGACATGA
- a CDS encoding polysaccharide deacetylase family protein, which produces MTRVLMLHRVMPDEPTAFGRPSCYRLRGTALTPAEFSRLMDSGPLRSLEEVLEALETGEQPPPGYVLTFDDGYREWIHHVAPVLEARRAFATFLVCPAFVQEKTAQPHPVDLFYWLLDHARYPRFEFRLLDGTLASGTLESDAGKAAIITGDLKRRVANGLPGEPEETLRLLANALRVEPPAELVQSLYPTEAELRALASAGHLLGGHGTSHRHLTKMDAPGAFAEISASMSWIARLSGTHPVPFAYPDGAFDSETEQLVRAAGATCALTCIPGPVTRECGLFRMPREFITPSHPWIARTPESPP; this is translated from the coding sequence GTGACTCGCGTGCTCATGCTGCACCGCGTGATGCCTGACGAGCCAACTGCCTTTGGCCGGCCGTCATGCTACCGGCTGCGCGGAACAGCCCTGACGCCAGCCGAGTTCTCCCGGCTCATGGACTCCGGGCCGCTGCGGTCCCTCGAAGAGGTGCTCGAAGCCCTCGAGACGGGAGAGCAGCCACCACCGGGATATGTGCTGACGTTCGACGATGGTTACCGTGAGTGGATCCACCACGTTGCACCAGTTCTCGAGGCCCGACGAGCGTTTGCGACGTTCCTGGTATGCCCGGCGTTCGTCCAGGAGAAGACCGCGCAACCCCATCCAGTCGACCTGTTCTACTGGTTGCTAGATCATGCGAGGTATCCTCGATTCGAGTTCCGACTGCTGGATGGCACCCTGGCGTCTGGCACGCTCGAGAGCGATGCGGGGAAGGCTGCGATCATCACGGGAGACCTGAAACGCAGGGTTGCCAACGGGTTGCCGGGGGAGCCTGAAGAGACCCTGAGGTTGCTGGCCAACGCGCTGCGCGTCGAGCCGCCCGCGGAGCTGGTGCAGTCGCTCTATCCGACGGAGGCGGAGCTTCGAGCCCTCGCATCGGCAGGCCACCTGCTGGGAGGTCATGGAACGAGCCACCGGCACCTGACGAAAATGGACGCGCCAGGCGCCTTCGCGGAGATCTCCGCATCCATGAGCTGGATTGCCCGACTGTCCGGTACACATCCCGTGCCCTTCGCATATCCGGATGGGGCATTCGACTCCGAGACCGAGCAGCTTGTTCGAGCAGCAGGGGCGACTTGCGCGCTGACCTGCATTCCAGGCCCGGTCACGCGTGAATGCGGCTTGTTTCGGATGCCTCGGGAGTTCATCACGCCCTCCCACCCCTGGATCGCCCGTACACCGGAGAGCCCACCATGA
- a CDS encoding DUF3332 domain-containing protein has protein sequence MKRASRLLAMLCLVLVSTQVSGCFGRFALTQAMWDFNKSVSGNKFIQWVVFLVMVIVPVYEIGVLVDALVINSIEFWTGSNPVSSVDSPDGDTRVVRLSPQDTLRLSRDRESGVMKVELERAGQPTLVRYFEPLEDGMAVRDDAGALLIQAREQANGAVAVTDAAGTTMALHSAEAVAQARQVLLSEGAEGLAQYARTQVSPLSQGLAQVCTSQP, from the coding sequence ATGAAGCGTGCTTCCCGTCTGCTGGCGATGCTGTGCCTGGTCCTCGTGTCGACGCAGGTGTCCGGATGCTTCGGCAGGTTCGCCCTCACCCAGGCGATGTGGGACTTCAACAAGAGCGTCTCGGGCAACAAGTTCATCCAGTGGGTGGTGTTCCTGGTGATGGTCATCGTGCCCGTGTACGAGATCGGCGTGCTGGTGGATGCGCTGGTCATCAACAGCATCGAGTTCTGGACCGGCTCGAACCCCGTCTCGAGCGTGGACTCCCCGGACGGTGACACCCGCGTGGTGCGGCTGAGCCCCCAGGACACGCTGCGGCTGTCGCGGGACAGGGAGTCGGGCGTCATGAAGGTGGAGCTGGAGCGCGCGGGCCAGCCGACGCTGGTGCGCTACTTCGAGCCGCTCGAGGACGGCATGGCGGTGCGCGACGACGCGGGCGCGCTGCTCATCCAGGCGCGCGAGCAGGCCAACGGCGCGGTGGCGGTGACGGACGCGGCGGGCACCACCATGGCCCTTCACTCGGCCGAGGCGGTGGCGCAGGCGCGGCAGGTGCTGCTCAGCGAGGGCGCCGAGGGCCTGGCGCAGTACGCGCGGACGCAGGTGTCTCCGCTCTCGCAGGGGCTGGCGCAGGTCTGCACCAGCCAGCCGTAG